From the Paenibacillus sp. FSL H8-0548 genome, one window contains:
- a CDS encoding endonuclease MutS2, whose protein sequence is MDTKILTTLEYPKIIHRLSQHAATSLGKARAESLQPVTDLEAVKQILQATDEAYTADRLKGSAPFGGIVDITAPLHRARIGGTLNPEELLNIAATSRGGRRVRKHISILHEDNPIPMLQSIADQISEHKPLEDAIFECIDDQAEVMDSASTELASIRRELRNGESRIREKMEQMVRSSSVQKMLQDSIVTLRNDRYVIPVKQEYRSHFGGIVHDQSGSGATLFIEPEAIVAMNNKLRELKAGELREVEKILQKLTALASDYVEDLIFNLDLLGQIDFAFAKARLAHIMKATQPRMNDRGFLKLKKGRHPLIAADQVVPLDVELGNQYTAIIVTGPNTGGKTVSLKTIGLLSLMAMSGLFVPAEEGSQLCVFDAIYADIGDEQSIEQSLSTFSSHLKNIIRILGTMTSKSLVLLDELGAGTDPAEGSALAIAILEHVHAMDSRIVATTHYSELKAYAYNRKGVINASMEFDVATLSPTYRLLVGVPGRSNAFAIAERLGLPRSIIEHARGEVSEEDQRVENMIASLEENRLGAENERQTAEVLRREVETLRARHEAERERFEEQKEKLMLKAQEEAREAVAKARREAEQIIADLRKLAMEEGASVKEHKLIEARRKLDEASPAVQKAKRGASKATTKPAKIEVGDEVTVYSLNQKGTVAELHGSEATVQLGIMKMKVALDDLELIKSTAVSKVQQPKQAASLKRSRDESLKMELDLRGENLEEAILEVDRFLDEAFLSGLAQVAIIHGKGTGVLRAGIQQYLRRHSHVKSYRLGNYGEGGIGVTVAELK, encoded by the coding sequence CGCCCGTATTGGCGGTACGTTAAATCCAGAGGAGCTGCTCAATATTGCAGCTACGTCTAGAGGCGGCAGACGTGTGAGGAAGCATATCAGCATTTTGCATGAAGACAACCCCATTCCAATGCTGCAAAGCATTGCGGATCAAATTAGCGAGCATAAGCCGCTTGAGGATGCGATATTTGAATGTATTGACGATCAAGCGGAAGTTATGGACAGCGCTAGTACAGAGCTGGCCTCCATTAGACGCGAGCTGCGCAACGGCGAATCGCGCATTCGTGAGAAGATGGAGCAAATGGTTCGTTCTTCGTCTGTGCAAAAAATGCTGCAGGATTCCATCGTCACATTGCGCAATGATCGATATGTTATTCCGGTTAAGCAGGAATATCGTTCTCATTTTGGCGGCATCGTGCATGATCAATCGGGGTCTGGCGCTACATTGTTTATCGAGCCTGAAGCGATTGTTGCAATGAACAACAAGCTGCGGGAGCTCAAGGCGGGCGAGCTGAGGGAAGTTGAGAAAATATTGCAGAAGCTTACTGCATTAGCATCGGATTACGTCGAGGATCTTATTTTTAATTTGGATTTGCTTGGCCAAATCGATTTTGCTTTTGCGAAAGCGCGTCTTGCCCATATTATGAAAGCTACGCAGCCGCGCATGAACGATAGAGGATTTTTAAAGCTCAAGAAGGGTCGGCACCCGCTTATCGCAGCGGATCAGGTTGTTCCGCTTGATGTGGAGCTGGGCAATCAGTATACGGCAATTATTGTAACAGGGCCGAATACAGGTGGTAAAACGGTATCCTTGAAAACGATCGGTCTGCTTAGCTTAATGGCGATGTCTGGTTTATTCGTTCCTGCCGAGGAGGGCAGTCAGCTGTGCGTGTTCGATGCGATCTATGCTGACATTGGGGATGAGCAGAGCATTGAGCAAAGCTTAAGTACGTTCTCCAGTCACCTCAAAAATATTATTAGAATTTTAGGAACGATGACCTCCAAGAGCTTAGTGCTGCTCGATGAGCTTGGAGCGGGTACAGACCCGGCAGAAGGCTCCGCGCTTGCGATTGCGATTTTGGAGCATGTGCATGCCATGGACAGCCGTATCGTAGCTACGACGCATTATAGCGAGCTAAAGGCATATGCTTATAATCGTAAGGGTGTCATTAATGCGAGTATGGAGTTTGATGTCGCAACGCTAAGTCCGACCTACCGTCTGCTTGTCGGTGTTCCAGGACGAAGCAACGCGTTCGCGATCGCTGAACGGCTGGGCCTGCCTCGCTCCATTATTGAGCATGCAAGAGGAGAAGTCAGTGAAGAGGATCAACGAGTTGAGAATATGATTGCATCACTAGAGGAAAATCGTTTGGGAGCCGAGAATGAGCGGCAAACGGCTGAAGTTTTGCGCCGTGAGGTAGAGACGCTTAGAGCGCGTCACGAAGCTGAGCGCGAGCGGTTCGAGGAGCAGAAGGAAAAGCTGATGCTTAAAGCGCAGGAGGAAGCACGGGAGGCTGTCGCCAAAGCGAGACGCGAGGCAGAGCAAATTATTGCGGATCTGCGCAAGCTTGCGATGGAGGAAGGCGCATCGGTTAAGGAGCACAAGCTGATCGAGGCGCGCCGGAAGCTTGATGAAGCGTCGCCGGCGGTGCAGAAGGCTAAGCGCGGAGCTTCGAAAGCGACCACGAAGCCTGCCAAAATTGAAGTTGGTGATGAAGTCACTGTGTACAGCCTAAATCAGAAGGGGACGGTGGCAGAGCTTCATGGCTCAGAAGCTACTGTACAGCTGGGCATTATGAAGATGAAGGTTGCGCTTGATGATTTGGAGCTGATTAAATCTACTGCAGTCTCGAAGGTGCAGCAGCCAAAGCAAGCCGCCAGCTTGAAGCGCTCACGCGATGAGAGCTTGAAGATGGAGCTTGATTTGCGAGGTGAAAATTTGGAGGAGGCTATCCTCGAGGTGGACCGCTTCCTGGATGAAGCATTTTTATCAGGTCTTGCACAAGTAGCGATTATCCACGGAAAAGGTACAGGAGTGCTTCGTGCAGGAATTCAACAGTATCTTCGCAGGCATAGTCATGTGAAGAGCTATAGACTCGGCAATTATGGCGAGGGTGGCATCGGTGTAACCGTTGCGGAGCTTAAATAG
- a CDS encoding DUF350 domain-containing protein, which translates to MGNEVDNLLSNHYAASLVYVSVTVLSLIVFLSCFELVTRYKCWREIKKGNVAVAMATSGKIFGICNIFRFSIESNDSVYQSLIWGAFGFVILMAAYFLFEFLTPVFRIDDEIERDNRAVGLIAMIISVSLSYVIGATVIM; encoded by the coding sequence ATGGGGAATGAAGTAGATAACTTGCTAAGCAACCACTATGCTGCTTCACTTGTTTATGTATCGGTTACGGTGCTGTCTCTCATTGTGTTTTTATCCTGCTTTGAGCTGGTAACTCGCTATAAATGCTGGAGAGAGATTAAGAAGGGCAACGTTGCAGTAGCTATGGCAACGAGCGGTAAAATTTTTGGCATATGCAATATATTCAGATTTTCGATCGAATCAAATGATTCGGTTTACCAAAGTCTGATTTGGGGGGCTTTTGGGTTCGTCATTTTGATGGCAGCTTATTTTTTATTCGAATTTCTAACGCCTGTTTTCCGAATTGACGATGAAATTGAACGCGATAACCGTGCGGTTGGACTTATCGCAATGATTATATCTGTATCGTTATCCTACGTCATCGGAGCTACGGTTATTATGTAA
- a CDS encoding MFS transporter, which yields MAKSMAKTLNGQAVLLLIVQALYGVANALSGTFVPVYLWKASQSYMLIGWFTLGQYVMSGLTFWIAGKWVKEHNKMNSLRVGIILSGIFYFTVLMLGQQAKVYYVPLGILNGMALGFFWIAFNVVYFEVTDPDNRDRFNGWTGLLAAAAGIAAPWTSGLIITSMKGETGYRFIFTLSLVIFAVSVILSFWLKKRHSQGVYNWKHGLQQLLQKGNPWRRMLPAIAAQGVREGVFMFLVGLTVYVATQNESKLGTYSLITSFVALISFWFVGRMLKKNNRKLAMLIGVIMIGVVILPLFWKVSYTTLLMFGVGTSLFMPLYIIPMTSRVFDLIGQSEESAREREEFIVLREAGLVIGRVIGLSSYLIVLPLNHSAIAITWLLFSVGIVPIAGWWFMKPFLEAQQIQTSR from the coding sequence TTGGCAAAGTCTATGGCAAAGACCTTGAACGGACAAGCTGTTCTTTTACTTATTGTTCAAGCATTGTATGGCGTGGCAAATGCGCTGTCTGGCACATTTGTCCCCGTATACCTATGGAAAGCAAGCCAGTCTTATATGCTGATCGGCTGGTTTACGCTGGGACAATATGTGATGAGTGGACTAACGTTTTGGATAGCCGGCAAATGGGTGAAGGAACATAACAAAATGAACAGTCTGCGTGTCGGCATCATTTTGTCCGGCATTTTTTACTTCACGGTACTGATGCTGGGTCAACAAGCAAAAGTATATTACGTACCGCTGGGAATATTGAATGGTATGGCGTTAGGTTTTTTTTGGATTGCATTTAATGTTGTTTATTTTGAAGTAACTGACCCTGATAATCGCGATCGCTTTAACGGTTGGACAGGCCTGCTCGCTGCTGCAGCTGGCATTGCGGCACCATGGACGTCAGGGCTCATCATTACATCAATGAAAGGGGAAACCGGATACCGCTTTATTTTCACACTCTCGCTCGTTATTTTTGCAGTCAGCGTCATCCTAAGCTTCTGGCTTAAGAAACGGCATAGCCAGGGGGTTTACAACTGGAAGCATGGCTTGCAGCAGCTTTTGCAAAAAGGAAATCCTTGGCGTCGGATGCTGCCCGCTATTGCGGCGCAGGGCGTGCGTGAAGGTGTATTTATGTTTTTAGTTGGGCTTACCGTATATGTGGCAACACAAAACGAGAGCAAGCTGGGAACCTATTCTCTTATCACGTCGTTTGTAGCCTTAATCAGCTTTTGGTTTGTCGGTAGAATGCTGAAAAAAAACAATCGAAAGCTAGCGATGCTCATTGGCGTCATTATGATTGGTGTCGTTATTTTACCGTTATTTTGGAAGGTATCCTACACCACGCTATTGATGTTCGGAGTGGGCACCTCGCTATTTATGCCGCTATATATTATACCGATGACCTCTAGAGTATTTGATTTGATTGGTCAATCGGAGGAAAGCGCTCGCGAGCGCGAGGAGTTTATCGTGCTTCGCGAGGCTGGACTTGTTATAGGAAGAGTCATCGGTTTATCGTCCTATTTAATTGTGCTGCCGCTGAATCATTCGGCGATTGCGATTACATGGCTATTATTTTCGGTAGGCATCGTGCCTATTGCAGGCTGGTGGTTTATGAAGCCATTTTTAGAGGCGCAGCAAATACAGACAAGCAGATAA
- the cysK gene encoding cysteine synthase A, with protein sequence MPRVVSDITKLIGNTPVVRLNRLPEEGSAEVCVKLERFNPSGSVKDRAAFSLINNAEERGLIKPGDTIIEPTSGNTGIGLAMNAAARGYKMILVMPDNMTAERIKLLQAYGAEVVLTPAAERMPGAIRKAEELRAQRPGSYIPNQFENQANPQIHRLTTAVEIMDQTGGQLDAFVATAGTGGTITGTGEALKELLPHLHIAVVEPKGSPVLSGGSPGPHKLVGTSPGFVPSILNTSIYDEIIQVSDEHALSTTKALALREGLLLGPSSGASVWAAMQIAKRLGPGKRVLCIAPDTGERYMSMDIF encoded by the coding sequence ATGCCAAGAGTCGTATCGGATATAACAAAACTCATCGGCAACACGCCGGTCGTTCGGCTTAACCGGCTGCCGGAGGAGGGCAGCGCCGAAGTGTGCGTTAAGCTGGAGCGCTTTAATCCAAGCGGCAGTGTAAAGGACCGTGCAGCTTTTTCACTTATAAATAACGCGGAGGAGCGCGGATTAATTAAGCCGGGCGATACGATTATTGAACCGACAAGCGGCAATACGGGCATTGGACTCGCGATGAATGCTGCCGCTAGAGGCTACAAAATGATTTTGGTAATGCCCGATAACATGACCGCAGAAAGAATTAAGCTGCTGCAGGCTTATGGTGCGGAGGTAGTGCTGACTCCCGCTGCGGAAAGAATGCCGGGAGCAATTCGCAAGGCAGAAGAGCTTCGAGCACAGCGACCGGGAAGCTATATTCCGAACCAATTTGAAAACCAAGCGAATCCACAAATTCACAGACTGACAACTGCTGTTGAAATTATGGACCAAACTGGCGGGCAGCTTGACGCTTTTGTTGCTACAGCAGGGACAGGTGGAACGATAACGGGCACAGGAGAAGCACTTAAGGAGCTGCTGCCTCATTTGCATATCGCTGTCGTTGAGCCGAAGGGCTCTCCTGTATTATCAGGTGGAAGTCCAGGTCCTCATAAGCTCGTAGGAACGAGTCCGGGATTTGTCCCGTCCATACTCAATACTTCTATTTATGATGAAATTATTCAAGTATCCGATGAGCACGCATTATCTACGACAAAAGCATTAGCGCTTAGAGAAGGACTGCTGCTTGGACCTTCATCTGGTGCTTCAGTATGGGCGGCTATGCAAATTGCTAAGCGGCTCGGACCAGGGAAACGTGTGCTTTGTATCGCTCCTGACACAGGAGAGCGATACATGAGCATGGATATTTTTTGA
- a CDS encoding CotH kinase family protein, with product MATENLPLRTISIDSADFEELQQNAWGREFKSAELELDGQTFQAKFGLRGGHTRNYSKKSYEVRIEGGKTLHWNAEYDDPSMMRNALSFYFFNKIGVPSPETDHFWLVINGVPQGVYLEIEAVDQLFFKKRDIGYLSLLYAVNDNADFSLTDPVSKDKKSSLFDGYELMKGKTGTKSRLASFVRNLNRTSGKNLAVHTARRLDISQYLLWLAGAVLTGNYDGFDQNYALYEHSTSGKYRIIPWDYEGTWGRNCYGKPCGSDLVRLQGYNKLTEKLFTFPACRRKYRTILRKQLQSTFTTEKLEPVISKMHARLSPAIRGDYTRKASYDSFLTEPAFIYNYIKERREILQHSLREWV from the coding sequence ATGGCTACGGAAAACTTGCCTCTACGCACCATTAGCATTGATTCAGCTGATTTTGAAGAGCTTCAGCAAAACGCTTGGGGGAGAGAGTTCAAATCAGCAGAGCTGGAGCTGGACGGACAAACCTTTCAAGCGAAATTTGGACTGCGTGGCGGCCATACGCGGAATTACTCTAAAAAATCCTATGAAGTCCGAATAGAAGGCGGTAAAACACTTCATTGGAATGCAGAATATGATGATCCTTCCATGATGCGAAATGCCCTTTCCTTTTACTTCTTCAATAAAATTGGCGTTCCGTCACCGGAAACCGATCATTTTTGGCTAGTAATTAACGGTGTTCCACAGGGAGTGTATTTGGAAATCGAGGCGGTTGATCAACTTTTTTTCAAGAAAAGAGACATTGGCTATCTTTCACTTCTTTACGCGGTCAATGACAACGCCGACTTTAGCTTAACTGACCCTGTTTCGAAAGATAAGAAATCTTCGTTATTTGACGGCTATGAACTCATGAAGGGCAAGACTGGAACAAAAAGCAGGCTCGCTTCCTTCGTCAGAAATTTAAATCGAACATCAGGAAAGAACCTGGCTGTTCATACCGCTAGGCGTCTCGATATCTCGCAATATTTATTGTGGCTGGCAGGGGCAGTTCTTACTGGAAACTATGATGGCTTTGACCAAAACTATGCGCTTTATGAGCATAGCACAAGCGGCAAATATCGAATTATTCCGTGGGACTATGAGGGGACCTGGGGGAGAAACTGTTATGGAAAGCCCTGTGGCAGTGATTTAGTAAGGCTTCAAGGCTACAACAAGCTTACAGAGAAGCTCTTTACCTTCCCTGCATGCCGCAGAAAATACCGCACGATCTTAAGAAAGCAGCTTCAATCGACCTTCACTACCGAAAAGCTGGAGCCGGTAATATCAAAAATGCATGCACGGCTATCTCCAGCAATTCGTGGTGATTATACGCGAAAAGCAAGCTATGACTCCTTCCTGACAGAGCCGGCCTTCATCTACAATTATATAAAAGAAAGAAGAGAGATATTGCAGCATTCGCTTCGGGAGTGGGTATAG
- a CDS encoding endospore germination permease produces the protein MKVKPFGMLPAMFMMILSVGLVNHVLVAPLLLDAAKRDAWICVLLEMVIVLPWALIPLFGILKRMNGLPIDQWFKQRFPQFIAWLLIGIFLLVQLLIAFETLILTASWTSTTYLPKTPPVVVCAVFLGLCLFASISGLRTIAYVSCILLPMVVFLGDFVMSANMPHKDYHYLLPMFEHGTNPMIKGILYTLTSSCELFGFMFIQHHIKGKFKRWHFIVLILFLSLLTIGPVMAAISEFGPVEAAKMRYPAFTQWRLVMVGKYFEHVDFFAIFQWMSGALIRLAISIHILSEFGPLQRLSRKWISPAVLGLIIFVVSAYGINRMVQVKEVMHLFFLYTGVIVMILIAILWLFTLFHKKNERTQKKAIIGSEEGEQ, from the coding sequence ATGAAAGTAAAACCATTTGGCATGCTACCAGCTATGTTTATGATGATTTTATCAGTAGGGCTTGTTAACCATGTTCTGGTTGCACCTTTGCTGCTGGATGCAGCGAAACGTGATGCCTGGATTTGTGTACTCCTTGAAATGGTTATTGTTCTGCCGTGGGCTTTAATCCCTTTATTTGGGATTTTGAAGCGTATGAATGGTTTGCCGATTGATCAATGGTTTAAGCAGCGATTTCCACAATTTATTGCATGGCTGCTGATCGGTATTTTTTTGCTCGTACAATTGCTGATCGCCTTTGAAACACTCATTTTGACGGCATCCTGGACATCGACGACCTATTTGCCGAAGACGCCACCTGTTGTAGTTTGTGCGGTATTTTTAGGCTTATGTTTATTCGCATCGATTTCGGGGCTTCGTACAATCGCTTATGTAAGCTGCATCTTATTACCGATGGTCGTCTTTCTAGGTGATTTCGTCATGTCGGCGAACATGCCCCACAAGGATTATCACTATCTGCTGCCTATGTTTGAGCACGGCACGAATCCGATGATTAAAGGCATCTTGTATACGCTGACCTCGTCCTGCGAGCTGTTCGGCTTTATGTTCATTCAGCATCATATAAAGGGCAAATTCAAGCGCTGGCATTTCATCGTGCTTATCCTGTTTTTGTCGCTGCTCACCATTGGACCGGTAATGGCAGCCATTTCAGAATTTGGTCCCGTCGAGGCTGCGAAAATGCGTTACCCCGCATTCACTCAGTGGCGCCTTGTAATGGTAGGGAAATACTTTGAGCATGTTGATTTTTTTGCTATTTTTCAGTGGATGTCAGGAGCGTTAATACGGCTCGCTATTTCCATCCACATTTTGTCTGAGTTTGGGCCGCTGCAGCGTTTAAGCAGAAAATGGATTTCACCAGCGGTTCTGGGTTTGATTATTTTTGTTGTATCCGCGTATGGCATCAATCGCATGGTTCAGGTAAAAGAAGTCATGCATCTGTTTTTTTTGTATACGGGTGTAATTGTTATGATACTTATCGCTATTTTGTGGTTGTTTACTTTATTTCACAAAAAAAATGAGAGAACCCAAAAAAAGGCGATTATTGGTTCTGAGGAGGGAGAGCAGTAA
- a CDS encoding spore germination protein: MYLDECKVQQEQNDMSLERFRLSLADCHDVIEYKLTLDVGGPVDVIMFYCDGLIDNQQLQLGLLPQLEKWANQLRNFPNVENGEIHKPSMLFSRVNSGRNGSNLYARLFAGSVILSFGNLEGMFEFDIADQPGRNPEESTMEVSIRGPRDGFVELLATNVALVRKRLRTPDMHVEYSRIGSESLTEIALIYMEGKAASELVAEARRRLDQIDIPSLSGGSQLEELLSDRRLSLFPLVEYVGRPDYVVQSLLQGKVAILLDGSPSAIIAPGNLLLLIKSPEDAHLPYYYVSLGRLLRLVGLVFSLCLPGFWIALSTFNTDQIPFSLLATITISRIGLPISATMEMFLMLTMFELFREAGVRLPRAVGQTVSVVGGLIVGDAAIRAGMTSPTMLVMAAVTAVSTFTLVNQSLSGSVSVIRYLILICSSVLGIFGFFVGTFAVIIYLCTLESFGRSYLEPLAPLRFKQLIPAIFQMPWKLKDGRRSK, encoded by the coding sequence ATGTATCTTGACGAATGCAAAGTACAGCAGGAACAGAATGATATGTCGCTGGAGCGTTTCAGACTGAGCTTGGCGGATTGCCATGATGTGATTGAATATAAGCTCACACTGGATGTTGGCGGTCCCGTTGATGTTATTATGTTTTATTGTGATGGCTTGATCGACAATCAACAATTGCAGCTCGGCTTGCTGCCGCAGCTTGAAAAATGGGCGAATCAGCTACGTAATTTCCCAAATGTAGAGAACGGAGAAATACATAAGCCCAGTATGCTATTCAGCAGGGTGAATAGCGGACGGAATGGCAGCAACCTGTACGCCCGCTTGTTTGCAGGAAGCGTTATCCTATCCTTCGGGAATCTTGAAGGTATGTTCGAATTCGATATTGCCGATCAGCCTGGAAGGAACCCCGAAGAATCGACGATGGAGGTTTCCATTCGTGGGCCCCGTGATGGTTTTGTTGAGCTTCTAGCAACGAATGTTGCGCTTGTCCGCAAACGGCTTAGAACGCCAGATATGCATGTGGAATACAGTAGAATCGGCAGCGAGTCCCTGACGGAAATCGCACTTATTTATATGGAAGGCAAGGCCGCGAGTGAGCTGGTAGCTGAAGCTAGGAGGAGGCTTGATCAAATTGATATCCCTTCCCTGAGCGGAGGGAGCCAGTTGGAGGAGCTCTTGTCTGATCGTCGTCTATCCTTGTTTCCGTTAGTTGAGTATGTTGGAAGGCCTGATTACGTCGTTCAGTCGCTGCTGCAAGGGAAGGTAGCTATCCTACTAGACGGCTCTCCTTCAGCGATTATAGCACCGGGGAATTTATTACTGCTGATTAAGTCACCGGAGGATGCGCACCTGCCCTATTATTATGTGTCGCTGGGGCGGCTGCTGAGGCTCGTTGGTCTTGTTTTTTCGCTATGTTTGCCAGGCTTTTGGATTGCGCTCTCGACTTTCAATACGGATCAAATTCCGTTTTCACTGCTCGCAACGATTACGATTTCACGGATTGGCTTGCCTATTTCTGCAACGATGGAGATGTTTCTCATGCTTACCATGTTTGAGCTATTTCGTGAGGCAGGCGTCAGGCTGCCAAGAGCGGTTGGACAAACCGTGTCTGTCGTAGGCGGATTAATTGTCGGTGATGCCGCAATTCGTGCGGGCATGACATCACCGACAATGCTGGTAATGGCTGCGGTTACGGCAGTGTCTACCTTCACATTAGTCAATCAATCTCTAAGCGGCTCGGTAAGCGTAATCCGATATTTAATTCTAATTTGCTCCTCTGTACTAGGCATTTTTGGATTCTTTGTCGGAACCTTTGCAGTGATTATCTATCTGTGTACATTGGAGTCATTTGGTAGATCCTATTTGGAGCCATTAGCACCGCTGCGCTTCAAGCAGCTGATACCTGCAATCTTTCAAATGCCTTGGAAGTTAAAAGATGGCAGGAGGAGCAAGTGA
- a CDS encoding Ger(x)C family spore germination protein: MTAAQRHKKVNYWIKWPLLVCVILCSSLLLQGCWDEVNLQDVSYVSAIGIDYKEDHFEIYVQLIKFSLVAKTETLQPDPNPVWNGKASGDSILLALHDLTRAGHSILSLEHLKTVIVQERAMGKMTEILDGLNRQRTSRYTAFIYGTRTSIEKIFTTETFFDQSPLQSIMYMPGPLESQRSFIRPYLMQLAVQTLKEPAMVTTLPALTENDKYWSRKKQSIPIQFIDGIFVFNELRYLGYLKESDSTGMRWVNPEFKQFQLKADGPEGSSTVVVTSSKARIHTSFVEGKPVFMLKLSLTGNVAEMAGLIKEEDVTASVESQVKKQIEDTFHKGITKGMDLFELEHHLYRYYQTYWKEECKGKAWVPKPEQLKITAHFRLIHTGNFDLNTDT; this comes from the coding sequence ATGACTGCAGCACAGCGTCATAAAAAAGTTAACTATTGGATAAAATGGCCGTTACTCGTTTGTGTAATCTTATGCTCATCATTGCTGCTGCAGGGCTGCTGGGATGAGGTGAATTTGCAGGATGTTAGCTATGTTTCAGCAATTGGCATTGATTATAAGGAGGATCATTTTGAGATCTACGTACAATTGATTAAATTTAGTCTTGTCGCTAAGACTGAAACTTTGCAGCCCGATCCAAACCCTGTCTGGAATGGGAAAGCTAGTGGCGATTCTATTTTGCTGGCATTACATGATTTGACCCGCGCGGGCCATTCTATCCTAAGCCTTGAGCATCTGAAAACAGTTATCGTACAAGAAAGAGCGATGGGGAAGATGACGGAAATTCTGGATGGATTAAACCGCCAGCGTACATCGCGTTATACTGCTTTTATTTATGGAACGCGGACGTCAATCGAGAAGATCTTTACGACAGAAACGTTCTTTGATCAATCTCCGCTTCAAAGCATTATGTATATGCCCGGTCCTCTGGAGAGTCAAAGGAGCTTTATACGCCCGTATCTCATGCAGCTTGCTGTACAGACGTTGAAGGAGCCTGCGATGGTTACCACACTTCCAGCTTTGACGGAAAATGATAAATATTGGTCCAGGAAGAAACAGTCGATCCCAATCCAATTCATCGATGGAATATTTGTTTTCAATGAGCTTCGTTATCTGGGCTATCTAAAGGAGTCTGATTCAACTGGGATGCGCTGGGTGAATCCTGAGTTTAAGCAGTTCCAACTCAAGGCTGATGGGCCGGAAGGGAGCTCAACGGTTGTTGTGACTTCATCGAAGGCCCGTATTCACACCAGCTTTGTAGAAGGGAAACCCGTATTTATGCTGAAGCTTAGCCTCACTGGAAATGTTGCTGAGATGGCGGGTCTCATAAAAGAGGAGGATGTTACTGCATCAGTTGAATCACAGGTAAAGAAGCAAATAGAGGACACTTTCCATAAAGGTATAACAAAAGGGATGGACTTGTTTGAGCTGGAGCATCATTTGTACCGGTATTATCAGACCTATTGGAAAGAGGAATGCAAAGGGAAGGCTTGGGTTCCAAAGCCCGAACAGCTCAAAATAACAGCACATTTTCGGTTAATTCATACCGGGAATTTTGATTTAAATACAGACACATAA
- a CDS encoding spore coat protein — translation MYQQQQQSQQSFLTEEDLVSTILCDLKRVVREYATAATESTCPDIRQMFTKLMDSTLTLQGKLFEAMKQANMYNTSSPALRQELDKQAKQYQQTKQKTNQFLQQNLGQQQNKTMYTPNMQQQSNQPQGSQHYYM, via the coding sequence ATGTATCAACAACAACAGCAGTCGCAGCAATCGTTTTTGACAGAAGAAGATTTGGTAAGCACAATTTTGTGCGATTTAAAAAGAGTCGTGCGTGAGTATGCGACAGCGGCTACGGAGTCAACTTGTCCAGATATTCGTCAAATGTTTACTAAGCTGATGGACAGTACTCTTACGCTGCAAGGCAAACTGTTCGAGGCGATGAAACAAGCGAATATGTACAATACATCTTCACCAGCGCTGCGCCAAGAGCTTGACAAGCAAGCGAAGCAATATCAGCAAACCAAACAAAAGACGAATCAATTTTTACAGCAAAACCTTGGCCAGCAGCAAAATAAAACGATGTATACGCCGAACATGCAGCAGCAGTCTAATCAACCGCAGGGCTCACAACACTATTACATGTAA
- a CDS encoding Lrp/AsnC family transcriptional regulator produces the protein MTELQLKVLELLKEDARRDAELIATMLDVGVEEVKQAIAELENDHIIVKYATVVNWSKIDDQKVTALIEVQITPERGRGFEGIAERIYLYPEVKSVYLMSGAYDLLVEVEGKSLKEVASFVSNKLSPIDAVLSTKTFFILKKYKQDGIIFEEHEGDHRLMVSP, from the coding sequence ATGACCGAATTACAGTTGAAAGTGCTTGAGCTGCTGAAGGAAGACGCGCGAAGGGATGCTGAGTTAATTGCTACCATGCTTGATGTAGGAGTAGAGGAAGTAAAGCAAGCGATCGCTGAGCTTGAGAATGATCATATCATTGTAAAATACGCAACCGTTGTAAACTGGAGCAAGATTGATGATCAGAAGGTAACTGCACTTATTGAAGTTCAAATTACACCAGAACGCGGTCGTGGATTCGAAGGAATCGCTGAGCGCATTTACTTATATCCTGAAGTAAAATCGGTTTACTTAATGTCTGGCGCGTATGATCTGCTCGTTGAGGTTGAAGGTAAAAGCTTGAAAGAGGTTGCCTCTTTTGTTTCGAATAAATTATCTCCAATTGATGCGGTTCTATCTACGAAAACATTTTTTATTTTGAAAAAATACAAACAAGACGGCATTATCTTCGAAGAGCATGAAGGTGACCATCGGCTGATGGTTTCGCCGTGA